A genomic region of Anas acuta chromosome 1, bAnaAcu1.1, whole genome shotgun sequence contains the following coding sequences:
- the TEX30 gene encoding testis-expressed protein 30 isoform X1 — protein MSGHAEVQVKIPFGNKYLDAIFSVPKKKLRYGVILTHGAGGDMNFPHLVSLATYLASYGILCLRFTCKGLNIAYRTKAYKAVVEYLKLSDDYKLSGVFLAGRSMGSRAAASVIRQLSEDDDNDDFIQGLVCLSYPLHRPKLQSKLRDEDLLFIRCPVLFVSGSADEMCEKQLLEGVASKMKAPKKIHWIDKANHGMAVKGRAEDDVMEEINTQVFSWLRENIELEHK, from the exons ATGAGCGGGCACGCAGAG GTTCAAGTGAAAATACCTTTTGGGAACAAATACCTTGATGCCATCTTTTCTGTTCCAAAGAAGAAGTTAAGATATGGAGTGATTCTTACCCATGGAGCCGGAGGAGATATGAATTTCCCTCACTTAGTTTCTTTGGCAACCTATCTTGCATCCTATGGAATTCTGTGCCTGCGGTTTACTTGTAAAGGCCTTAACATTGCTTATAGGACTAAAGCTTACAAAGCAGTTGTG GAATACTTAAAGCTTTCTGATGATTATAAACTTTCAGGTGTCTTCCTTGCAG GCCGTTCCATGGGCTCAcgagctgctgcctctgtgatACGTCAGCTCAGCGAGGATGATGACAATGATGACTTCATTCAAGGTCTAGTGTGTTTATCTTACCCGCTTCATCGACCAAAACTGCAGTCCAAGCTCCGGGAtgaagatttattatttatcagGTGTCCAGTGCTGTTTGTCTCAGGATCAGCAGATGAGATGTGTGAAAAA CAATTGTTAGAAGGTGTGGCAAGCAAGATGAAAGCCCCTAAAAAAATCCATTGGATTGATAAAGCAAACCATGGGATGGCAGTTAAAGGACGAGCAGAAGATGATGTCATGgaagaaataaacacacaaGTTTTTTCTTGGCTTAGAGAGAATATTGAACTGGAGCACAAATGA
- the TEX30 gene encoding testis-expressed protein 30 isoform X2, protein MNFPHLVSLATYLASYGILCLRFTCKGLNIAYRTKAYKAVVEYLKLSDDYKLSGVFLAGRSMGSRAAASVIRQLSEDDDNDDFIQGLVCLSYPLHRPKLQSKLRDEDLLFIRCPVLFVSGSADEMCEKQLLEGVASKMKAPKKIHWIDKANHGMAVKGRAEDDVMEEINTQVFSWLRENIELEHK, encoded by the exons ATGAATTTCCCTCACTTAGTTTCTTTGGCAACCTATCTTGCATCCTATGGAATTCTGTGCCTGCGGTTTACTTGTAAAGGCCTTAACATTGCTTATAGGACTAAAGCTTACAAAGCAGTTGTG GAATACTTAAAGCTTTCTGATGATTATAAACTTTCAGGTGTCTTCCTTGCAG GCCGTTCCATGGGCTCAcgagctgctgcctctgtgatACGTCAGCTCAGCGAGGATGATGACAATGATGACTTCATTCAAGGTCTAGTGTGTTTATCTTACCCGCTTCATCGACCAAAACTGCAGTCCAAGCTCCGGGAtgaagatttattatttatcagGTGTCCAGTGCTGTTTGTCTCAGGATCAGCAGATGAGATGTGTGAAAAA CAATTGTTAGAAGGTGTGGCAAGCAAGATGAAAGCCCCTAAAAAAATCCATTGGATTGATAAAGCAAACCATGGGATGGCAGTTAAAGGACGAGCAGAAGATGATGTCATGgaagaaataaacacacaaGTTTTTTCTTGGCTTAGAGAGAATATTGAACTGGAGCACAAATGA
- the POGLUT2 gene encoding protein O-glucosyltransferase 2 isoform X2, whose translation MYASYKSLKIEIKTRDKHVAKSPYILKGPVYHENCDCPQEESSAWLEEMNCPQVIPQIQRDLANFPIVDPDKIAKEIPQRFGQRQSLCHYTIKDNKVYIKTYGEHVGFRIFMDAILLSLTRKVKMPDVEFFVNLGDWPLEKKKPPQNLHPIFSWCGSSESKDIVMPTYDLTDSVLETMGRVSLDMMSVQANTGPSWEDKNTTAFWRGRDSRKERLELVKLSRKYPEIIDAAFTNFFFFKHDESLYGPIVKHISFFDFFKYKYQINIDGTVAAYRLPYLLAGNSVVLKQDSIYYEHFYNELQPWKHYIPFKSDLSDLLEKLQWVKEHDEEAKNIAKSGQEFARNNLMGDHIFCYYFKLFQEYASLQVNEPKIREGMEKVQQPDDDLFPCTCHRKKTKDEL comes from the exons ATGTATGCAAGCTACAAAAGCCTGAAGATAGAAATCAAAACCAGAGATAAACATGTCGCAAAGTctccatatattttaaaag GACCGGTTTACCATGAAAACTGTGACTGCCCTCAGGAGGAGAGCAGCGCGTGGCTGGAAGAGATGAACTGCCCTCAGGTCATTCCACAGATTCAGAGAGACCTAGCAAATTTTCCCATTGTTGATCCAGATAAGATTGCGAAAGAAATCCCACAGAGGTTTGGACAAAGGCAGAGTTTGTGTCATTACACCATCAAAGATAACAAG GTTTATATAAAGACGTATGGGGAACACGTTGGCTTCAGAATTTTCATGGACGCTATACTTCTTTCTTTGACAAGAAAA GTGAAAATGCCAGATGTAGAATTTTTTGTTAACTTGGGGGACTGGCcgctggagaaaaagaaacctccGCAGAACCTGCACCCTATCTTCTCATGGTGTGGGTCCAGTGAATCAAAAGACATCGTCATGCCAACATATGACTTAACAGACTCGGTTCTGGAGACTATGGGACG GGTTAGTCTGGATATGATGTCAGTTCAAGCAAACACCGGCCCATCATGGGAAGACAAGAATACCACGGCATTCTGGAGAGGACGTGACAGCCGCAAAGAGAGGCTTGAACTTGTAAAGCTCAGTAGAAAATATCCGGAGATCATAGATGCTGCtttcacaaacttttttttttttaaacacgaTGAAAGCCTCTATGGACCCATTGTTAAGCACATTTcgttttttgatttttttaag TATAAATATCAAATTAACATTGATGGCACAGTGGCAGCATATAGATTGCCTTATCTACTAGCAGGAAACAGCGTTGTGCTAAAACAAGACTCCATCTACTATGAGCATTTTTATAATGAGCTGCAGCCATGGAAACACTATATTCCATTCAAAAGTGATCTGAGCGATCTCCTAGAAAAACTACAGTGGGTCAAAGAGCACGATGAAGAG gccaaaaatattgcaaaatctGGACAAGAATTTGCAAGAAACAATCTCATGGGAGATCACATTTTTTGTTACTACTTCAAACTTTTCCAG gAATATGCCAGTTTGCAAGTGAATGAGCCAAAAATCAGAGAAGGCATGGAGAAAGTGCAGCAACCTGATGATGACCTCTTTCCATGTACTTGCCACAGAAAAAAG ACCAAAGATGAACTttga
- the POGLUT2 gene encoding protein O-glucosyltransferase 2 isoform X1, with product MRSLWLLGFALGVAAAGGAEGGGGRVSAELSAVWGPGLRAAAVLPARYFFVLALDAQGRRFTSSPGENTFQVKITAPDEQFTRVGVQVLDRKDGSFIVRYRMYASYKSLKIEIKTRDKHVAKSPYILKGPVYHENCDCPQEESSAWLEEMNCPQVIPQIQRDLANFPIVDPDKIAKEIPQRFGQRQSLCHYTIKDNKVYIKTYGEHVGFRIFMDAILLSLTRKVKMPDVEFFVNLGDWPLEKKKPPQNLHPIFSWCGSSESKDIVMPTYDLTDSVLETMGRVSLDMMSVQANTGPSWEDKNTTAFWRGRDSRKERLELVKLSRKYPEIIDAAFTNFFFFKHDESLYGPIVKHISFFDFFKYKYQINIDGTVAAYRLPYLLAGNSVVLKQDSIYYEHFYNELQPWKHYIPFKSDLSDLLEKLQWVKEHDEEAKNIAKSGQEFARNNLMGDHIFCYYFKLFQEYASLQVNEPKIREGMEKVQQPDDDLFPCTCHRKKTKDEL from the exons ATGCGTAGCCTGTGGCTGCTCGGCTTCGCGCTGGGGGTCGccgcggcgggcggcgcggagggcggcgggggccgggtgAGCGCGGAGCTCAGCGCCGTGTGGGGGCccgggctgcgggcggccgccGTCCTGCCCGCCCGCTACTTCTTCGTGCTGGCCCTGGACGCGCAGGGCCGCAG GTTCACTTCATCACCGGGTGAAAATACATTCCAGGTGAAGATCACTGCTCCTGATGAACAGTTCACTCGGGTTGGTGTGCAAGTATTAGACAGGAAAGATGGTTCCTTCATTGTGAGATACAGGATGTATGCAAGCTACAAAAGCCTGAAGATAGAAATCAAAACCAGAGATAAACATGTCGCAAAGTctccatatattttaaaag GACCGGTTTACCATGAAAACTGTGACTGCCCTCAGGAGGAGAGCAGCGCGTGGCTGGAAGAGATGAACTGCCCTCAGGTCATTCCACAGATTCAGAGAGACCTAGCAAATTTTCCCATTGTTGATCCAGATAAGATTGCGAAAGAAATCCCACAGAGGTTTGGACAAAGGCAGAGTTTGTGTCATTACACCATCAAAGATAACAAG GTTTATATAAAGACGTATGGGGAACACGTTGGCTTCAGAATTTTCATGGACGCTATACTTCTTTCTTTGACAAGAAAA GTGAAAATGCCAGATGTAGAATTTTTTGTTAACTTGGGGGACTGGCcgctggagaaaaagaaacctccGCAGAACCTGCACCCTATCTTCTCATGGTGTGGGTCCAGTGAATCAAAAGACATCGTCATGCCAACATATGACTTAACAGACTCGGTTCTGGAGACTATGGGACG GGTTAGTCTGGATATGATGTCAGTTCAAGCAAACACCGGCCCATCATGGGAAGACAAGAATACCACGGCATTCTGGAGAGGACGTGACAGCCGCAAAGAGAGGCTTGAACTTGTAAAGCTCAGTAGAAAATATCCGGAGATCATAGATGCTGCtttcacaaacttttttttttttaaacacgaTGAAAGCCTCTATGGACCCATTGTTAAGCACATTTcgttttttgatttttttaag TATAAATATCAAATTAACATTGATGGCACAGTGGCAGCATATAGATTGCCTTATCTACTAGCAGGAAACAGCGTTGTGCTAAAACAAGACTCCATCTACTATGAGCATTTTTATAATGAGCTGCAGCCATGGAAACACTATATTCCATTCAAAAGTGATCTGAGCGATCTCCTAGAAAAACTACAGTGGGTCAAAGAGCACGATGAAGAG gccaaaaatattgcaaaatctGGACAAGAATTTGCAAGAAACAATCTCATGGGAGATCACATTTTTTGTTACTACTTCAAACTTTTCCAG gAATATGCCAGTTTGCAAGTGAATGAGCCAAAAATCAGAGAAGGCATGGAGAAAGTGCAGCAACCTGATGATGACCTCTTTCCATGTACTTGCCACAGAAAAAAG ACCAAAGATGAACTttga